A region of Micropterus dolomieu isolate WLL.071019.BEF.003 ecotype Adirondacks linkage group LG01, ASM2129224v1, whole genome shotgun sequence DNA encodes the following proteins:
- the LOC123982712 gene encoding cadherin-20-like, translating to MCRAQDRRALQRVIKTAQKIIGTHVPSISDIDNPTQISSVSVAVKVLDVNDNPPSLTHYLEAYVCENAKAGQLIQTVTAVDPDEPLGGQHFYYSLSPEVANNPNFTLRDNQDNTAWILTRRGGWSQQDQTVFYLPIFISDGEQPVQTSTSTLTIRVCSCDQEGNVMSCNAEAYSLPASLSRGALIAILACIFVLLVMILLMLSLRTHRKKPYLCDEEENVHENIVRYDDEGGGEEDTEAFDIAAMWNPREAHHHLGKMRQDMLPEIESLSRYVPQACVMGGGGDSNVHGYVLAKLLEADMDPCAPPYDSLQTYAYEGEGSVAESLSSLQSGTSSADHEYDYLNDWGPRFKKLAEMYGVLETNSAPMW from the exons ATAACCCCACACAGATCTCGAGTGTGTCGGTGGCTGTTAAGGTCCTGGACGTGAATGATAATCCTCCCTCGCTGACGCACTACTTGGAGGCTTATGTGTGTGAAAACGCCAAAGCAGGGCAG CTGATCCAAACTGTGACGGCGGTGGACCCAGATGAGCCGCTGGGCGGACAACACTTCTACTACAGCTTATCTCCGGAGGTCGCCAACAACCCCAACTTCACCCTGAGAGACAACCAAG ACAACACAGCGTGGATCCTGACGCGGCGCGGAGGCTGGTCACAGCAGGACCAGACCGTCTTCTACTTGCCCATCTTCATCTCTGACGGCGAGCAGCCGGTCCAGACCAGCACCAGCACTCTGACCATCCGCGTGTGCAGTTGTGACCAGGAGGGCAACGTCATGTCGTGCAACGCCGAGGCGTACAGCCTGCCCGCAAGCCTCAGCAGAGGAGCACTCATCGCCATCCTGGCCTGCATCTTTGTCCTGCTGG TGATGATTCTACTCATGCTTTCCCTGCGCACCCATCGTAAGAAGCCCTACCTGTGTGACGAGGAGGAAAATGTCCACGAGAACATTGTGCGCTATGACGATGAAGGTGGCGGAGAGGAAGACACTGAGGCCTTCGATATCGCCGCAATGTGGAACCCACGTGAGGCGCACCATCACCTGGGGAAGATGAGACAGGACATGCTGCCAGAGATTGAAAGCCTGTCACGTTATGTCCCTCAGGCGTGCGTCATGGGCGGTGGCGGGGATAGTAACGTTCACGGATATGTGCTGGCGAAGCTCCTGGAGGCCGACATGGACCCATGCGCCCCACCTTACGACTCCCTGCAAACCTACGCCTACGAGGGGGAAGGTTCGGTCGCTGAGTCGCTCAGCTCGCTCCAGTCGGGGACATCCAGTGCCGACCATGAGTATGACTATCTCAACGACTGGGGGCCTCGGTTTAAAAAACTCGCCGAGATGTATGGCGTACTGGAGACAAACAGTGCTCCAATGTGGTAG